The Flavobacterium faecale genomic sequence TATCTTTTTTAAGAAATTTTATCTTATTGAAAATAATCGGCTACGAAGTTCGCAATCTCGCGGAGCCTCGAAATGCTATTAATAATATGTACGGAAACATGGAAATTTAAACATCAATAGATTATTTTTTAGTAATAAATAGAAAATATGAATTTTATAAAATCTACACTTAAATTTTCAATACTCGGTTTTTTAATCCCAGGAATTACAGCAATTTTTCTACTAGGAATACAAATGTTTCTAAGTGCTTTGGGAATAGAATGCACTACATCGTGGAAAATAATTTGGACTGTAACAATAATTTCAGGAATAAGCTTGCCATTTATTTTTGGTAATTACATTACAAATATTACTGATGAAAAATTAAAAACCTTAAAGTTGAAATATAAAATTTTCTGTTTGATCGAATATATTTGTATTCAAGCAAGTTTTGGGTGTTATTTTTCAAGCAGTAATACTTTATGTTATGTCAGCGACGGACAAAATGGACTTGAATTAGTCTTCACAGCATGGTTAGCAATACCAATTTTAATAATTTTAAGTTTTATATTTAAAGAAACAATTAGTTATGCAGAAGAATAACCCAGTAAGTAGAACTACTGATAAAATTAATTAGTTTATATTTAGGTATTTAGCTTAGTTTAAAGATAGTTTTGTACTTGCGAAATCTGAAAAATCTACAATACTGCTCATTCTTAAGCTTAAACTTCATGTAGCGCCAAGACAATACTCCAAATAATATAGCAACTATTATTTGAAGTTTCTTTTGTGGTTAAAAAATGTAATTATAAAAATAATTCGCTGTCAATTAGCCCAGATTGAGGCGGTATCCTCTTGCTCCCAATTCCGAAGCTTCGGGATTGGGAGTAAGAGATTGAGCCGAAAGCGGGTGGGATCTTGAAATAAAACGGGTTGTTCTGCTTCTAATAACTAAAATGAACGGTTAAGAAAGGGCTTCCTATTTTCAAACTTCGTACCTTTGCGACTTAGAAAATTAGAAGAAATGATTAAAATAGGAAAATATAACGCGCTAAAGATTTTGCGTGATACACAAGTTGGTTTGTTTTTGGGAGATCCAGAGAAAGATCCAGAAGGTGTTCATGATGTGCTTTTGCCTAATAAATATGTGCCCAATGTTTTTGAAATTGGGGAAGAGTTGATTGTTTTTGTATACTTGGATCACGAACAACGTCCTGTTGCAACGACACTTGAACCTTATATTTTGTTGAATGAATTTGCGCTTTTGCGTGTGAATTATACCAATCAAGTCGGTGCCTTCATGGACTGGGGAATGGAGAAAGATATCTTGGTTCCGTTCAAAGAACAAGCACGTCCGATGGAAAAAGGAAAGCGCTACTTGGTGTATTTGTATATGGATGAGAAAACAAATCGCTTGGTTGCTTCGAGTAAAACAAATCAGTTTTTGAAAAACGAGGAGTTAACTGTTGAAAAAGGAGAAGAAGTTGATTTGATTGTATCGCATATTACCGAAATTGGTATTAATGTGATTATCAATGAACAACACAAAGGTTTGTTGTATAAAGATGAAGTATATGATGATGCTATACGTACGGGTGATCGTATGCGAGGCTTTATTAAAAACATTCGTCCTGACAACAAAATTGATGTTGCATTGCAGGAGCAAGGGTACGCAAGCGTGGAACCAAATGCCGAATTGATTTTGAATGAATTGAGAGCTAGCCGAGGTTTCTTACGTTTAAATGACAAATCGCATCCAGAAGATATTAAGACGGTCTTGAAAATGAGTAAAAAGATTTTTAAGAAAGCGATTGGTGCTTTGTATAGAGAGAAGTTAATCGAAATTAAAGAGGACGGTATTTATTTAATAGAAGCGCCTTTATAGTATAAAAAAAGAAAGACTAATCGAATGTGATTAGTCTTTCTCTTATTTTATGGCATTTTGAAATAAAAATAATGCCGTATTATTTAATGAACTGGAAACAAAATCTGCCGTTTCCGTTTTAACTTTCTTTATCTTTTGAATTTCTATAATTGTTACAATCCCTAATTGCATTAAAACCGTTGGTTCTTTTACTTGTTTTGGATTTTACTTTTTCATTTTATTAATTCTGAGAATTAAAGTATAGTAATCCAATTGATTAACCTTTGGTGCTCCTAGTGTATATTGGAATCAATCTTAGATTTTCCCTCTTAGGCTCTTTTGTTCCGAATTTTAAATTTAGTACCGTACAAAAAAGAGTGATAAAGTGATTTACATTTTTCAAATATTCTTCTTTAAGGTTAATAATTCAGTGATGTATTATAAGGTCAATTGCAATTGTAAATATTTAACCAATGCTGCAATTAACTATGTCTAAGATACGTAAAAAAAGCATTGTAAAATTATTGTGTGTACTTTATTTTGAGAACTTTAACATAGCGGGAGTTATTATTACGACTAGTATTGTTAATGTAGCAAGTCAGTAATTATAGTTATTTTGCTATACTTCGTTCTCTTTGATGGTTGTACTGCGTATACTCTCAGACTGTGTAACTATATCTTGTATTAGACCGTCCAATTCATTACTCGAGACTATGATGTTGTCTATGTAAAACATTTTTTCTTCTTCGGTTAGATCAATTTCTTTTAAAAGATAGGTGATACCCATTAAGCGAGATAATGGGGCTCTTATCACATGTGATTGTGTCCATGAAATATCTCGCAATAGTTTATTTTGTTTTTCAATTTCCAGAGCGTGTTCTAATGTTTTGTCAAAACTATCTTGTAAACCTTTGAATATTCTTGGAACTAGCGCAGCAATTAATAAGCTTAAGAATATTAAGTTAGAAAATACAGCAAATAAGATTGTTGTATCAAATTGTATGGCAGGTTTAGGTATAATATCATAGGTAGAAATAATTATGTACAATACCGAAACAGCAATATTGATGTAAGCGGGTGTATATTGATTTTTGAAAGTAAATATAAATAAGGAAACACAACAAGTAGCTAGCAGGAATAACGTACTATTGAGACCAGCATAATACACCAAAAAGGTACTAACAGTATATGCAATAGTGATGAATAGGATTTTTCGAACTTCTATGTTGATACCTTCTTTAAAGGCAATTACACAGGTAAATAACACCGCAGCTACGTCTACTGTACATAAAGGATACATTTGTGATTTAAGCGCCCATATAAACGAGGGTATAAGAGCAATAAGGCTCATTGGAAGGATATAAATTATGGTATTTGCAAACATGTCATTTTGCCAATACTTTAAATCCTTATTGGTCGATAGAGGGTTTAAAATAGTAGCTCGAACTGTAGTCATGTATCTTAACCATAAATTCATGAGGTCGTTTGTAATTGATTATGGGGCAGTGTTGTAAATATAACGATTTAAATTAGAAAAGAACGAATACGATTGCGGTTCTTTTGTGCTTTATATCAAAGGGTTAGGATTCAATGGCTTCTTTTTTGCTAATTTTAGCGCTAAATAAAAATGAGTATGGTTAGAATCCAAGTAAATTATTTTAATTTTACACTATAATTATTAAAACCCAATAAAATGGATTGGATTACTGCCAAAGAATACGAAGATATCACCTATAAAAAATGCGATGGAGTGGCGAGAATAGCCTTCAATCGTCCTAATGTTCGAAATGCCTTTCGTCCTAAAACTACAGCTGAATTATATGATGCTTTTTATGATGCGCAAGAAGATACTTCAATAGGAGTTGTTTTGCTTTCTGCTGAAGGTCCGTCAACAAAGGATGGTGTATATTCTTTTTGTAGTGGTGGAGATCAAAATGCGCGAGGTCATCAAGGTTATGTGGGTGAAGATGGACAACATCGTTTAAATATTTTAGAGGTGCAGCGTTTAATTCGTTTCATGCCAAAGGTTGTTATTGCTGTCGTGCCTGGATGGGCAGTTGGTGGTGGGCATAGCTTGCATGTTGTGTGCGATATGAGTTTAGCATCCAAAGAACATGCTATTTTTAAACAAACAGATGCCGATGTAACTAGTTTTGACGGTGGTTATGGCTCTGCATACCTTGCGAAAATGGTTGGTCAAAAGAAAGCTAGAGAGATTTTCTTTTTAGGTCGAAATTATTCGGCTCAAGAAGCTTTTGAAATGGGAATGGTAAATGCAGTTATTCCTCATGATGAGTTAGAAGATACTGCTTTTGAGTGGGCGCAAGAAATCTTAGGAAAATCGCCTATGGCTATTAAAATGCTGAAATTTGCTATGAATCTTACCGATGACGGAATGGTAGGGCAACAAGTATTTGCTGGTGAGGCGACTCGTTTGGCCTATATGACCGAAGAAGCTAAAGAAGGTAGAAATGCATTCTTAGAAAAAAGAAAACCAAACTTCGAGAAAAAATGGTTGCCATAAAAATGGCATTCAGTATTCAATCTCAGTGTACAATTTTAGTTTTGAGATTTGAACACAGCAATACTATTTAAGTTGAATTTTGAATCTTACTGTCATTACGGCAAGAGTTCAAAAAAGAATAAAACCCTAGCGCCTATATGGCGATAAAACAAAAAATAATAATGAAACATTGGATTGAAGCCGCACGTTTGCGCACTTTGCCCTTATCAGTATCTGGAATTATAGTGGGTAGTATGTATGCTTTGGCGCATCCAACGGCTACAGAGCTCACTCCGTCAGAGGTATTTGATTGGAAAATATTTGGTTTTGCAATGCTTACAACCTTAGGCTTGCAAGTCTTGTCTAATTTTGCCAATGATTATGGTGATGGCGTTAAAGGAACGGATAATGAAGATAGAGTAGGACCAAAACGCGCCATTCAGAGTGGAGCCATTTCGGCACCAGCCATGAAACGCGGCATTATAATTACTGCTGGTTTGACTTTATTATCAGCTATTTTACTTATTTATTATGCTTTTGGGCAAAGTAACCTGATTTATTCTCTTTTCTTTTTGGTGTTAGGAATCTTAGCGATTGTTTCAGCCATTCGATATACGGTAGGAAATACAGCTTATGGATACCGTGGTTACGGAGATTTGTTTGTCTTTATATTCTTCGGATTGGTCAGTACTTTGGGAGTCAATTTTTTATTCTCCAAAGAACTTGATGCCTTTCTGTTTTTGCCAGCTATAGCAATCGGTTTATTGAGTGTTGGAGTTTTGAATCTCAATAATATGCGTGATGAAGCATCTGATCGAAAATCAAACAAGAATACAATCGTTGTAAAAATAGGTGCAGCAAAGGCCAAAAAATACCATTACTTTTTGATTGTTACCGCCATGGTTTTGGTAGTACTTTTTGCCGTATTAGAGAAATTTAATTTTGATCAGTATATTTTTGTATTAGCATATGTACCTTTAATTAAACATTTAAGTACAGTGTATAAGAATCAAAACCCGAAGGAGTTAGATCCAGAATTAAAGAAGGTGGCGCTAAGTACTTTTGTGCTTTCAGTGTTACTTTCGTTAGGAATGATTTTCTTCTTTTCGGATATTTTGGTAAATCTCTTTATGGGAGGAAGATAGGGTTTGGAAAGCAAAAATCAAAAATCAAAAATCAAATTGCAGAAGTCAAAAATCAATTTCAAAAATCAAAAATCAAATTTCAACTTTTACGCTAATAGCTAAAAGCTACAAATCAAAAGCCACAAAACTATGAAAATTACATTTTACGGACATGCCTCATTAGGCATACAAGTAGGCGGAAAAAATATTTTTGTAGATCCCTATGTTTCTGCAAATCCAGCAGCGGCACATATTGATATCGATACTCTTGAGGCCGATTATATTTTGGTTACGCATGCACATGGTGATCACGTTTTAGACGTGGAGGCTATTGCAAAACGTACCAATGCAGTGATTGTTTCTAACGCAGAAATTGCAGGATATTAT encodes the following:
- a CDS encoding CvfB family protein — translated: MIKIGKYNALKILRDTQVGLFLGDPEKDPEGVHDVLLPNKYVPNVFEIGEELIVFVYLDHEQRPVATTLEPYILLNEFALLRVNYTNQVGAFMDWGMEKDILVPFKEQARPMEKGKRYLVYLYMDEKTNRLVASSKTNQFLKNEELTVEKGEEVDLIVSHITEIGINVIINEQHKGLLYKDEVYDDAIRTGDRMRGFIKNIRPDNKIDVALQEQGYASVEPNAELILNELRASRGFLRLNDKSHPEDIKTVLKMSKKIFKKAIGALYREKLIEIKEDGIYLIEAPL
- a CDS encoding 1,4-dihydroxy-2-naphthoyl-CoA synthase; this translates as MDWITAKEYEDITYKKCDGVARIAFNRPNVRNAFRPKTTAELYDAFYDAQEDTSIGVVLLSAEGPSTKDGVYSFCSGGDQNARGHQGYVGEDGQHRLNILEVQRLIRFMPKVVIAVVPGWAVGGGHSLHVVCDMSLASKEHAIFKQTDADVTSFDGGYGSAYLAKMVGQKKAREIFFLGRNYSAQEAFEMGMVNAVIPHDELEDTAFEWAQEILGKSPMAIKMLKFAMNLTDDGMVGQQVFAGEATRLAYMTEEAKEGRNAFLEKRKPNFEKKWLP
- the menA gene encoding 1,4-dihydroxy-2-naphthoate octaprenyltransferase, which translates into the protein MKHWIEAARLRTLPLSVSGIIVGSMYALAHPTATELTPSEVFDWKIFGFAMLTTLGLQVLSNFANDYGDGVKGTDNEDRVGPKRAIQSGAISAPAMKRGIIITAGLTLLSAILLIYYAFGQSNLIYSLFFLVLGILAIVSAIRYTVGNTAYGYRGYGDLFVFIFFGLVSTLGVNFLFSKELDAFLFLPAIAIGLLSVGVLNLNNMRDEASDRKSNKNTIVVKIGAAKAKKYHYFLIVTAMVLVVLFAVLEKFNFDQYIFVLAYVPLIKHLSTVYKNQNPKELDPELKKVALSTFVLSVLLSLGMIFFFSDILVNLFMGGR